From Terriglobia bacterium, one genomic window encodes:
- a CDS encoding M48 family metallopeptidase, with the protein MNVYAIVVLATLALQFVVGLITEILNLKALRDDLPEEFAGVYNADAYKRSQDYTRAQTRFGFVTSFFSVAVTLVFWFSGGFNLLDGVVRGWNWNPILTGLAYIGILVVARSALSLPFGIYRTFGIEERFGFNRTTASTYVADIAKAAVLGALLGAPLLSGILALFQYAGAAAWLYCWLATTLFTLFVQFIAPTWIMPLFNKFEPLPESELRQAILSYARSVDFSLKNLFVMDGSRRSAKANAFFTGFGRNKRIALFDTLIAKHSVPGLVAMLAHEIGHYKKRHIIQGLVLSILHTGVLFYLLSVFIRQRGLFEAFYLEQPSLYAGLVIFGLLYAPLEMVLSVLIQILSRRNEYEADRYAAETTRDPCSMIQALKLLSLHNLSNLTPHPLYVFLNYSHPPILRRIEALRQVPSGPVATVRAS; encoded by the coding sequence CCGGAAGAATTCGCAGGCGTCTACAACGCAGATGCCTACAAGAGATCCCAGGATTACACCAGGGCTCAAACGCGGTTCGGATTTGTCACATCGTTTTTTAGCGTCGCCGTCACCCTGGTGTTCTGGTTTTCCGGCGGCTTTAACTTGCTCGACGGCGTCGTGCGCGGCTGGAACTGGAATCCGATTCTGACCGGGCTGGCTTACATCGGAATTCTGGTGGTCGCCAGGTCGGCCCTGTCACTACCCTTCGGCATCTACCGCACGTTTGGGATTGAAGAGCGATTCGGGTTCAACAGGACTACCGCAAGCACCTATGTTGCCGACATAGCAAAGGCCGCTGTGCTCGGCGCACTGCTGGGGGCGCCGCTGCTGTCGGGGATCCTCGCCCTTTTCCAATACGCGGGCGCCGCGGCCTGGTTGTACTGCTGGCTGGCAACTACGCTCTTCACACTGTTCGTCCAGTTCATTGCGCCGACCTGGATCATGCCGTTATTCAACAAGTTCGAGCCGCTTCCGGAAAGCGAATTGAGACAGGCGATTCTCTCCTACGCCCGTTCGGTGGACTTTTCGCTGAAAAACCTCTTTGTCATGGACGGATCCCGGCGATCCGCCAAAGCCAACGCTTTTTTCACGGGATTCGGCAGGAACAAACGGATCGCGCTGTTTGACACGCTGATCGCAAAGCACTCGGTTCCCGGGCTGGTTGCCATGCTGGCGCACGAAATCGGGCACTATAAGAAAAGGCACATCATTCAGGGATTGGTGCTCAGCATTCTGCACACGGGCGTGTTGTTTTACCTGCTTTCAGTTTTTATCCGGCAAAGGGGTTTGTTTGAAGCTTTCTACCTGGAACAACCTTCGCTCTACGCAGGCCTCGTTATATTCGGCTTGCTCTACGCTCCCCTCGAGATGGTTCTGTCTGTGCTCATCCAGATCCTCTCCCGTCGCAACGAATACGAGGCGGACCGCTACGCCGCCGAGACCACGAGGGACCCCTGCTCCATGATCCAGGCTTTAAAGCTCCTCTCGCTTCACAATCTGTCGAACCTGACCCCTCATCCGCTTTACGTCTTCCTTAACTACTCGCACCCGCCGATCCTAAGGCGCATCGAGGCATTGCGCCAGGTTCCGAGCGGCCCTGTCGCGACGGTGCGAGCGAGCTGA
- a CDS encoding endonuclease V, with amino-acid sequence MSLEIATWPATPDELIRIQHKLATVSPEPWVIGDALRAVAGCWICHPKGREGKGAAGDPCWAAAALVVDGRLSAVEVARGEAPAAYQPGLLALREGPLLEEAVLRLPERPEVLLVNATGRDHPRRAGLAVHLGAKLSLPTVGVTRQPLLADGPWPARERGAAAPLHIEEEVVACRLCTRRGTLPLVVHPAWRTRLDTAVAVVMATTGRCRTPEPLRQARSSAREARARAGGVGIVPHGD; translated from the coding sequence ATGTCTCTCGAAATCGCAACGTGGCCGGCCACTCCGGATGAACTCATCCGGATCCAGCACAAACTCGCCACCGTGTCCCCGGAGCCATGGGTTATCGGCGACGCGCTGCGTGCGGTGGCCGGTTGCTGGATCTGCCACCCGAAAGGGCGCGAGGGGAAAGGCGCGGCGGGAGATCCATGCTGGGCTGCTGCAGCGCTGGTGGTAGACGGCAGACTGAGTGCGGTCGAGGTCGCCCGGGGCGAAGCTCCGGCCGCTTACCAGCCAGGCTTGCTTGCCCTGCGCGAAGGCCCCTTGCTGGAAGAGGCTGTGCTGCGACTTCCGGAGCGTCCCGAAGTCCTGCTTGTCAACGCAACGGGCCGCGACCATCCGCGCCGCGCCGGGCTGGCGGTCCATCTGGGTGCAAAGCTTTCGTTGCCTACGGTCGGCGTGACGCGGCAGCCTCTCCTGGCCGATGGCCCCTGGCCCGCGCGGGAGCGGGGCGCTGCGGCGCCGCTGCATATTGAAGAAGAGGTCGTCGCCTGCCGGCTGTGCACCCGGCGCGGCACTCTTCCGCTGGTGGTGCATCCCGCCTGGCGCACTCGTTTGGACACAGCGGTCGCCGTGGTCATGGCCACGACCGGGCGTTGCCGTACTCCTGAGCCCTTGCGCCAGGCGCGGAGCTCTGCACGCGAGGCTCGCGCTCGTGCAGGAGGCGTGGGGATTGTCCCGCATGGAGACTGA